From one Gracilinanus agilis isolate LMUSP501 chromosome 5, AgileGrace, whole genome shotgun sequence genomic stretch:
- the LOC123250401 gene encoding C-C chemokine receptor type 5-like, whose translation MEEDAITTAFYYDFKEPCQNFDVKHTASLILPPLYSLVFIFGFVGNALVFLILIRCKKLKSMTDIYLLNLAISDLLFIITLPFWAHYAADQWILGDALCKVLTGFYHMGFFGGVFFIILLTIDRYLAIVHAVFALKARTVTFGIMTSVITWVVAGFASLPAIIFTKSQKEGDQHTCSPRFPSEQSTFWKNFQTLKMNLLGLVVPLLVMIICYSGIIKTLLRCRNEKKKHKAVRLIFVIMIVFFLFWAPYNLALLLNTFQAFFGLDNCESSKRLGRAIQLTETLGMTHCCINPVIYAFVGEKFRRYLSTFFRKYIVRRFCKRCPFFHGEALERASSTFTPSTGEQEVSAGL comes from the coding sequence ATGGAAGAAGATGCAATCACCACAGCATTCTACTATGATTTTAAAGAACCCTGCCAAAATTTTGATGTGAAGCACACCGCATCACTGATCCTCCCTCCGCTCTACTCCCTGGTGTTCATTTTTGGCTTTGTGGGCAATGCTCTCGTTTTTCTGATCTTGATAAGATGCAAAAAGCTGAAAAGCATGACTGACATCTATCTGCTCAATCTGGCCATCTCTGATTTGCTTTTCATCATCACACTCCCATTTTGGGCTCACTATGCTGCAGACCAATGGATCTTGGGAGATGCCCTGTGCAAGGTGCTGACAGGTTTCTATCACATGGGTTTCTTTGGGGGAGTCTTCTTCATCATCCTCCTGACCATCGATCGGTACCTGGCCATTGTCCACGCTGTGTTTGCTCTGAAAGCTAGGACAGTCACCTTTGGCATTATGACAAGTGTCATCACGTGGGTGGTGGCTGGCTTTGCCTCTCTCCCAGCAATCATCTTCACCAAATCGCAAAAGGAAGGTGATCAACACACCTGCAGCCCTCGTTTCCCATCAGAGCAGTCCACTTTCTGGAAAAACTTCCAAACTTTAAAGATGAATCTCTTGGGACTGGTGGTGCCCCTGTTAGTCATGATCATTTGCTACTCTGGAATCATAAAAACATTGCTCCGGTGTCGGAACGAGAAGAAGAAACACAAAGCAGTGAGATTAATCTTTGTGATTAtgattgtttttttcctcttctgggcCCCCTATAACCTTGCACTTCTCTTAAATACCTTTCAAGCTTTCTTTGGTCTGGACAATTGTGAGAGCTCCAAGAGACTGGGCAGAGCCATTCAATTGACAGAGACACTTGGAATGACCCACTGCTGTATCAATCCAGTGATTTATGCCTTTGTTGGAGAAAAGTTCAGGCGATACCTCTCTACTTTCTTCCGTAAATATATTGTGCGGCGCTTCTGCAAACGCTGCCCCTTCTTCCATGGGGAGGCACTTGAGCGAGCGAGCTCAACATTTACCCCATCTACTGGGGAGCAGGAAGTCTCTGCTGGTTTGTAA